ACGTCGGGGTGGTTGAACAGCACCTCCACGGGCTCGGGCAACGCGCCGAACTGCTTCACCATGGCCTCCCGCATCTCGCCGGGAAGCTCCGCCCTGGGAACACGCAACGTCACGATCTCTCCTCACTCAAACGATCCGGTCCCCATCCAGACACCGCCCACCTCCCGGGCGTGACACCCGCGGGACGGGCCGGTGCTCGGGTCCGGCCGTCCGAGCTCAGTTCTGCTCGGCGACGACAGCGTCGTGCAGCCGCGCCGCGGCCGTATCCAAGAGCTTCGCGGTCAGTTCATCATCAGGTGCCACCAGCGGTCGGACGGCGGGGCCTTGCCCCCGTCGTCCAGGTACTCCTTCTCCGTCTCCACCGGACCCACGTCCCAGTCGCGGCCGAAGTCCGACTTTCGCGGCAGGGCCTGCCTGATGCCCTGCTTGCTCAGCGGCTCGGCCCGGTCCTCGTCCTGAGCCGCGGGGGAGGACGGGCGCGAATCCTCCTCCGCGCCGGGACCGTCATCGCCTGCTCCGCCGCAAGCCGTCACCAGCAGCACCACCGCTGCCGCTGCCGCTGCCGCTGCCGCTGCCGCTCGAACGCCCCCGTACGCGGCGAAGTCCCCACCCGTCCGCACCTTCCGCCCATGTCCGAAAAGCCATGAACATATCACCGCGGGCCCGGCAGGGGCGTGCCGGAAAAGCGGCTCAGGGGTCCGGTTCGGATTCCAGGTCCGTCACCTTCGCCGCCGCCCTGTCGGCCGCTCTGCGGGATTCGCGGGTGGCCCGGGTCGTGGCGGTCAGGGTGCGGCGGGCGTGGGTGAGGGCTTCGCGGGCGTCGGATTCGGCCCTCTCGGCGCTGCGCAGTTGCTCCGTCAGGTCGGCGACGCGGGCGGTGGCCTCTTCGAGGCGGGATTCCGCCCTGTCCCGCTGCAATTCGTCGCGGCGCAGGGCCTTGTCCTGATCGAGGGCCTCCCGCTCGGCGGCCTTGGCTTCTCTGCGGGCCCGGGTCAGCTCCTCGGCGCGGGCCTTCGCCGGGTCCTCGACGAGCTTGAGATGGCGCTTGCGGGCCGGGCGGCGGGAGGAGGTGGGCGCGGGGGCGGTGGTCGCGGTGCCCGGGAAGCCGGGGCGGGTGGTGAGGGGCTTGGCGAGGCGGCCCGCGGCCCACTCGCGGGCCGCGTCCGGGTCGGCGAGGACGGCGTGAAGGGTCGTCTCCACCTCGTGCTGGACGGCGTCGCCGACCGGCTGGCCGGCCTCGGCCGCGAGCCGGCGGGCCTCGCGGGCGAGTTCGGCGACCAGCGCGTTGCGCTGCCGGGTCAGTTCGCGCAGTCGGTCTCCCGCGAGCCGGTCCTGGGCCGCGCGCAGCCCCTCGCCGAGCCGCTGCAGCGCGTCGACCTGGTCGGGCGCCGAGCGGACCAGCAGGTTGCCGGCCCAGGCGGCGAGCGTCGGCTTGCGCAGGGCGGCGATCTGCCTGGCGAGCGCCGGTTCCTTGGCCGTACGCGCCGCGGCGACGTGCCGGCCGCGGGCGGCGACGAACTCGCCCGGCGGCAGCCCGTACAGCTCGTCCGCGACGCTCTCCAGGTCCATCGGTCCCATTCTCCTCCCGGTTCACCCGCGATGCTTCTAAAGGAACCTTTCTAAAGGTACCTTTAGATGCATGCCGGACCGCATCGACCTCACCGACGCCCGCGCCCTGCGCGCCTACGCCCACCCCACCCGGATGGAGCTGGTCGGCCTGCTCCGCCGGCACGGGCCGCTCACCGCCACCCGGGCCGCGGAGCTGACGGGGGAGTCCGTCGCCGGGTGTTCGTACCATCTGCGGATGCTCGCCAAGTACGGGCTCGTCGAGCAGAGCGGCGGCGGGCGGGGGCGGGAGAAGCCGTGGCGGGCCACGGCGCGTACGACGCACTGGGAGGCCGCGTACGACGACCCGGCCGCGACGGAGGCCGTCGGGGACCTGACGATGGCGCAGGTCGACGCGTACGTGCGGAAGCTGGGCGC
The Streptomyces sp. CNQ-509 DNA segment above includes these coding regions:
- a CDS encoding transcriptional regulator — protein: MPDRIDLTDARALRAYAHPTRMELVGLLRRHGPLTATRAAELTGESVAGCSYHLRMLAKYGLVEQSGGGRGREKPWRATARTTHWEAAYDDPAATEAVGDLTMAQVDAYVRKLGAALAVRHRLPRAWQAAEYSGDWSLYLTPEELTGLTEEMTRLLSRYDDRFEDPARRPEGARLVSLLRLAFVDPPTGPDTEDTADKADTADTADAPSPPAPEHRPGPPHPSA